A genomic stretch from Tachyglossus aculeatus isolate mTacAcu1 chromosome 19, mTacAcu1.pri, whole genome shotgun sequence includes:
- the ATF3 gene encoding cyclic AMP-dependent transcription factor ATF-3 encodes MMLQHPGQVAASEVSATAIVPCLSPAGSLAFEDFTNLTPLVKEELRFAIQNKHLCHRMSSTLESVTVSDRPIEMSIMKAEFVPEEDERKKRRRERNKIAAAKCRNKKKEKTECLQKESEKLESVNAELKAQIEELKNEKQHLIYMLNLHRPTCIVRAQNGRTPEDERNLFIQQIKEGTLQS; translated from the exons ATGATGCTTCAACACCCAGGCCAGGTCGCTGCCTCGGAAGTCAGTGCCACTGCCATTGTCCCCTGTTTGTCCCCTGCCGGTTCACTAGCGTTTGAGGATTTCACAAACCTAACACCTCTAGTCAAAGAAGAGCTGAGGTTTGCGATCCAGAACAAGCACCTGTGTCACAGGATGTCCTCTACGCTGGAATCCGTCACGGTGTCTGATAGGCCAATCGAAATGTCCATCATGAAAGCAGAG tttgtCCCTGAAgaagatgaaaggaaaaaaaggcgGAGGGAAAGAAATAAAATTGCGGCGGCTAAGTGCAGGaacaagaagaaggagaagacagaatgCCTGCAAAAA gagtcagaaaaacTGGAAAGTGTGAATGCTGAGCTGAAAGCTCAGATTGAGGAGctaaagaatgagaagcagcatttgaTATACATGCTGAACCTCCACCGGCCCACGTGCATAGTCCGGGCACAAAATGGAAGGACACCTGAAGACGAAAGAAACCTCTTTATCCAACAGATCAAAGAAGGAACATTGCAGAGCTAA